A DNA window from Setaria viridis chromosome 2, Setaria_viridis_v4.0, whole genome shotgun sequence contains the following coding sequences:
- the LOC140221800 gene encoding uncharacterized protein: MGSAVIRQKKPALALAADSGTLPLDVLFEVLLRFPANVLCRLRLVCRSWRSLTSDPVFARAHASRHPLLASIHIGRLSHEVRVVDLSGSIVKRVPVTRPSYALNTQLDMVCVSGTFSRSQGYVLNLATGEVVAAYASLLRDEHGGEALISPFLLGHVPSTGEVKVFYSHTRAVHGEEGDFAVQVCSITTLGDDGDCGRWRVTPSPPANVASSTRDRVVIGGVAYFLLSMRCTANVEPDAIAVFDLVTEEWRPATLRGPLSSRLTSDDEELVYHRYRYGVQLAAVDGCLVTVHNNDHCQDDGKIIIWDDETQVLRAYDPRANKLADLATLRNYFFMNMYQGNLLCPGLQR; the protein is encoded by the exons ATGGGATCAGCTGTTATCCGACAGAAGAAGCCAGCCCTGGCCCTCGCCGCCGACAGCGGCACGCTGCCCCTGGACGTGCTCTTCGAGGTCCTGCTTCGCTTCCCGGCCAACGTGctctgccgcctccgcctcgtctgCCGGTCGTGGCGGTCGCTCACCTCCGATCCGGTATTTGCCAGGGCCCATGCGtcccgccaccccctcctcgCTAGCATCCATATCGGCCGCCTCAGTCACGAGGTCCGCGTCGTCGACCTGTCCGGCAGCATCGTAAAGCGGGTACCCGTCACGCGACCCAGCTACGCCCTGAACACGCAGCTCGACATGGTCTGCGTCTCAGGGACGTTCTCACGAAGCCAAGGCTACGTGCTGAACCTCGCCACCGGCGAAGTCGTCGCCGCCTACGCCTCGCTCCTCCGCGACGAGCACGGTGGGGAAGCACTCATCTCCCCGTTCTTACTCGGGCACGTCCCCTCCACCGGGGAGGTGAAGGTGTTCTACTCTCACACGCGCGCCGTGCACGGCGAGGAAGGAGACTTCGCCGTGCAGGTATGCAGCATCACCACgctcggcgacgacggcgattGCGGAAGGTGGAGGGTGACGCCGAGTCCTCCGGCGAACGTCGCGTCGAGCACCAGGGACAGGGTGGTCATCGGAGGAGTTGCCTACTTTCTATTGAGCATGCGGTGCACTGCAAACGTCGAGCCAGACGCCATAGCGGTGTTCGACCTGGTGACGGAGGAGTGGAGGCCGGCGACGCTTCGGGGGCCACTGAGCAGCCGTCTCACCAGTGACGATGAGGAGCTCGTGTATCACCGATATAGGTATGGCGTCCAGCTAGCTGCAGTGGACGGTTGCTTGGTGACTGTCCATAACAACGACCACTGCCAAG ACGACGGGAAGATAATCATATGGGATGACGAAACTCAAGTCCTGAGGGCATATGATCCGAGAGCAAACAAGTTGGCTGATCTTGCCACTTTGCGAAATTATTTTTTCATGAACATGTATCAAGGAAACCTTCTGTGCCCGGGCCTTCAGAGGTGA